One segment of Methanolinea sp. DNA contains the following:
- a CDS encoding rubrerythrin family protein, with protein sequence MATMENAMEAFAGESQANRKYAAFAEQAEAEGYKNIARLFRAASEAEAIHAKKLLKAIGKIGTTKENLAAAVSGETHEYTEMYPSFLKEAEAEKKSDVALVFTYAMKAEEVHAALYKEALNNLAHGQDMSNRTVYICPVCGNVFLGNPPEKCPICMAVRKVFKVVE encoded by the coding sequence ATGGCGACAATGGAGAATGCCATGGAGGCCTTCGCGGGCGAATCGCAGGCGAACAGGAAGTACGCCGCGTTCGCCGAGCAGGCCGAGGCGGAAGGGTACAAGAATATCGCCCGGCTCTTCCGGGCGGCATCCGAGGCAGAAGCGATCCACGCGAAGAAACTCCTCAAGGCGATAGGGAAGATTGGCACCACGAAGGAGAACCTCGCCGCCGCGGTCTCGGGGGAGACGCACGAGTACACCGAGATGTACCCCTCGTTCCTGAAGGAGGCCGAGGCGGAGAAGAAGAGCGACGTCGCCCTCGTCTTCACGTACGCGATGAAGGCGGAGGAAGTCCACGCGGCGCTCTACAAGGAGGCCCTCAATAACCTCGCCCACGGGCAGGACATGTCGAACCGGACCGTGTACATCTGCCCGGTCTGCGGGAACGTCTTCCTCGGCAACCCCCCCGAGAAGTGCCCCATCTGCATGGCCGTGAGGAAGGTCTTCAAGGTCGTGGAGTGA
- a CDS encoding FAD-dependent oxidoreductase, which translates to MPRRVTVYYTENCPYCRMVKAYLDRHGVDYMAIDVGADREQAKKMVEISGQYGVPVVTVDGEVIVGFDAQRLDALFGAGRGGDAYDVLIVGAGPAGLTAAVYCSRKMLRTAIVSENIGGQALESWAIENYMGYRMVSGAELMQKFEEQVRSHQNIHMDLDRVVSLGREGDGFVARTATGRTYTARAVILAQGKRPRKLGVEGEERYLGRGLSVCSTCDGPLFRGKVVAVVGGGNSALQTAIEMSRIAREVHLIVRSTIKADPVYVAQYRERENIVTHLNHTVAALHGNGMLTGITIRDAKSGEETTLPLDGVFAEIGWVPNTEFLGDLVPLNEQGEVIVDINCATATPGVFAAGDVTNIRTKQIITAAGEGAKAALEAYAYLTR; encoded by the coding sequence ATGCCGAGGAGGGTCACTGTCTACTACACCGAGAACTGCCCCTACTGCCGCATGGTGAAGGCGTACCTCGACCGGCACGGCGTCGACTACATGGCAATCGACGTCGGTGCAGACAGGGAACAGGCAAAGAAGATGGTCGAGATCTCGGGCCAGTACGGGGTCCCCGTCGTCACGGTCGACGGCGAGGTCATCGTCGGGTTCGACGCGCAGCGGCTTGACGCGCTCTTCGGTGCGGGGAGGGGCGGGGATGCGTACGACGTCCTCATCGTCGGCGCGGGACCGGCCGGACTGACCGCCGCCGTGTACTGCTCCCGCAAGATGCTCCGCACCGCCATCGTCTCGGAGAACATCGGGGGGCAGGCGCTCGAGAGCTGGGCGATCGAGAACTACATGGGGTACAGGATGGTCTCGGGCGCGGAGCTGATGCAGAAGTTCGAGGAGCAGGTGAGGAGCCACCAGAACATCCACATGGACCTTGACCGCGTCGTCTCCCTCGGCCGCGAGGGGGATGGATTCGTGGCCCGCACGGCGACGGGGAGGACGTACACGGCGAGGGCAGTCATCCTCGCGCAGGGGAAGAGACCGAGGAAGCTCGGCGTCGAGGGGGAGGAGAGGTACCTCGGGAGGGGGCTCTCGGTCTGCTCCACGTGCGACGGACCCCTCTTCCGGGGGAAGGTTGTCGCGGTCGTCGGCGGGGGGAACTCCGCGCTCCAGACGGCGATCGAGATGAGCAGGATCGCACGGGAAGTCCACCTGATCGTCAGGAGCACGATAAAGGCCGACCCCGTCTACGTGGCCCAGTACAGGGAGAGGGAGAACATCGTCACCCACCTCAACCACACGGTCGCGGCCCTCCACGGGAACGGGATGCTGACCGGGATCACGATCAGGGACGCAAAGAGCGGGGAGGAGACGACCCTCCCCCTCGACGGCGTCTTCGCGGAGATCGGCTGGGTCCCGAACACGGAGTTCCTCGGGGACCTCGTCCCGCTCAACGAGCAGGGGGAGGTGATCGTGGACATCAACTGCGCGACGGCGACGCCCGGGGTATTCGCGGCGGGGGACGTGACGAACATCAGGACGAAGCAGATCATCACG